From Neobacillus sp. PS2-9, the proteins below share one genomic window:
- a CDS encoding ribonuclease E inhibitor RraB, with amino-acid sequence MKFPNDADGQALQSLFKDGVNFKKPQPVEFFVAVPDQATGEKLSQVLKGEGYNCFLEQDDETDEWACSCSKRMVLNYNQIVKIQKELDNVSKPYGGYSDGWGVFVD; translated from the coding sequence ATGAAATTCCCAAATGATGCAGATGGACAGGCATTGCAAAGTCTATTTAAAGATGGAGTAAATTTTAAGAAACCACAACCTGTCGAATTTTTTGTAGCCGTGCCGGATCAAGCCACCGGTGAAAAATTATCGCAAGTACTTAAAGGAGAAGGCTACAATTGTTTCTTAGAACAAGATGACGAAACAGATGAGTGGGCATGTAGTTGCTCTAAAAGAATGGTATTAAATTATAATCAAATAGTTAAAATCCAAAAAGAATTAGATAATGTTAGTAAACCATATGGTGGTTATTCTGATGGTTGGGGCGTTTTTGTAGATTAA
- a CDS encoding 2-amino-3,7-dideoxy-D-threo-hept-6-ulosonate synthase: MAFLGKEIRMNRLLNQESGKLLAVAVDQAMARGIFDELMPIQRKMDEIVAGGPDAITMHKGIADLCYRPHAGKTGFILKCSTFSPWQPNYDAWVTEVDEAVRLGADAVSMGCIVGGDDQPEQLRNLGIIAGQAAAHGLPMIAHIYPRGNQIPEDEKNSWNHVAYAVRAGAELGVDIVKTKYTGNPETFHKVVESTPGKVVVAGGDNGNNIEDYFQMVYDVIDAGGTGITFGRIVWNNPNPTAVVKAFKNIIHHKGTVHETLELYNELMNTPASVN, from the coding sequence ATGGCATTTTTAGGAAAAGAAATTCGGATGAATCGTTTATTGAACCAAGAGTCTGGAAAGCTTTTAGCGGTAGCTGTTGATCAGGCAATGGCACGCGGAATCTTCGATGAGCTTATGCCCATTCAACGGAAAATGGATGAAATTGTAGCCGGAGGTCCTGATGCCATCACGATGCACAAAGGAATTGCCGACCTATGTTATCGCCCGCATGCAGGTAAAACCGGATTTATTCTCAAATGCTCTACGTTTTCGCCTTGGCAACCAAACTATGATGCATGGGTGACAGAAGTAGATGAAGCGGTGCGTTTAGGAGCAGATGCTGTTTCCATGGGTTGTATTGTGGGAGGAGATGACCAACCAGAACAGCTCCGAAATTTAGGAATAATCGCGGGTCAAGCAGCGGCCCATGGATTACCAATGATTGCTCATATTTATCCACGAGGAAACCAAATTCCGGAGGATGAAAAGAATAGCTGGAACCATGTTGCATACGCAGTTCGTGCTGGTGCTGAGCTAGGAGTAGACATTGTTAAAACAAAGTACACAGGAAATCCAGAAACATTCCATAAGGTGGTTGAATCTACGCCAGGGAAGGTAGTTGTGGCTGGTGGAGATAATGGGAATAACATAGAAGACTATTTCCAAATGGTTTATGATGTAATCGATGCTGGTGGAACAGGAATAACTTTTGGTAGAATAGTATGGAATAATCCTAATCCAACTGCAGTGGTAAAAGCGTTTAAAAATATTATCCATCATAAAGGAACGGTTCATGAAACACTCGAACTTTATAACGAGTTAATGAACACACCTGCAAGTGTAAACTAA
- a CDS encoding TRAP transporter small permease translates to MVKDEKGKLKRFFQVINNITDTVASLTAMTIFVVVIWQIFGRLIGKPAPWTEEVTRFAFIWLIYLGIGIGYRKAESARVTLLLKLLPKFIQKGSVWIYSLASIGFFVFMLIYGIEFLSQQINTSEKSSVLLLPMWIIGLCMPASAIIGILNIIQSLLYDRALIQEEVK, encoded by the coding sequence ATGGTTAAGGATGAAAAAGGTAAACTTAAACGTTTCTTTCAAGTCATTAACAATATTACGGATACAGTGGCGTCCTTGACTGCCATGACCATTTTTGTGGTGGTTATCTGGCAAATCTTTGGGAGATTAATAGGGAAGCCTGCGCCATGGACGGAGGAGGTAACTCGTTTTGCCTTTATCTGGCTAATATATCTGGGGATTGGGATTGGCTATCGTAAAGCAGAATCCGCCAGAGTCACCCTATTATTGAAACTGCTACCCAAATTTATTCAAAAAGGGTCGGTATGGATTTATTCACTCGCTTCGATTGGATTCTTTGTTTTTATGTTGATTTATGGTATAGAGTTTTTGTCACAGCAAATCAATACAAGTGAAAAAAGCTCGGTGTTACTATTACCGATGTGGATTATTGGGTTGTGTATGCCTGCTTCCGCCATCATTGGAATTCTTAATATCATTCAGTCATTACTTTATGACCGTGCACTTATCCAAGAGGAGGTGAAGTAA
- a CDS encoding MurR/RpiR family transcriptional regulator gives MSELNINTNPGFFTRSNAAMSKLRDSEKKIVEFIEKNQAEIIHLSITEVAERSETSESSVVRLCKRLGYKGFQDLKIHLAREVIAPEKQIHEVIEKGDDVVMIKKKVFQSNIQALYDSIEVCSDDEIQKAVDAITNARLIEFYGTGGSGTVALDAHHKLLKLGIKSFAYNDSVLQAMSACVLTDQDVVIGISHTGSNTDVLDAMRLAKEAGATIICITNSSKSPITKISDIVLQTASKETLFRTDAISSRIAQLTIIDILVAAVANQAYELYFANLQKTRKSTIDKKM, from the coding sequence GTGAGTGAATTAAACATTAATACGAATCCAGGATTCTTCACAAGAAGTAATGCAGCTATGTCCAAGCTTCGGGATTCAGAGAAAAAGATTGTCGAGTTCATTGAAAAGAACCAGGCGGAAATTATCCATCTCTCTATTACAGAGGTTGCCGAGAGAAGTGAAACGAGTGAATCCTCGGTCGTCCGTTTGTGTAAGCGACTTGGCTATAAAGGCTTTCAAGACTTAAAGATTCATTTAGCGAGGGAAGTCATCGCACCTGAAAAGCAAATCCATGAAGTGATTGAAAAAGGCGACGATGTGGTGATGATCAAAAAGAAGGTATTTCAGTCCAATATTCAAGCTTTATATGACTCTATCGAAGTTTGTAGCGATGATGAAATTCAGAAGGCAGTGGATGCGATTACCAATGCCCGACTAATTGAGTTCTATGGAACAGGTGGGTCTGGAACGGTTGCCCTAGATGCACACCATAAGCTTTTAAAATTAGGGATTAAATCATTTGCCTATAATGATAGCGTTCTACAGGCGATGTCAGCTTGTGTCCTTACCGATCAAGATGTAGTGATTGGAATTTCCCATACAGGCTCCAATACCGATGTTTTAGATGCGATGAGACTGGCAAAAGAAGCGGGTGCCACCATTATTTGTATTACCAATTCATCGAAATCACCGATTACGAAAATATCGGACATTGTCTTACAAACGGCATCAAAGGAAACCCTATTCCGTACCGATGCCATTTCTTCAAGAATCGCTCAATTAACGATTATTGATATTTTAGTCGCCGCAGTGGCCAATCAAGCGTATGAATTGTACTTTGCCAACCTGCAGAAAACACGTAAGTCTACCATTGATAAAAAGATGTAA
- a CDS encoding J domain-containing protein translates to MGSIGNYYRILDVPFDATFFEIKEAYRKKVKEVHPDKVKGNAEQFKRVREAYEVLKNVEKRKWYDNLLFNEAHFKTLNQKQESAAKTNPSIKIVKIKSKTRKQFSLSSVTLDASLILIRVLRNTYLKKRK, encoded by the coding sequence ATGGGATCCATTGGTAATTACTATCGTATTTTAGATGTACCCTTTGATGCAACATTTTTTGAGATTAAAGAAGCTTATCGAAAAAAGGTAAAGGAAGTACATCCAGATAAAGTAAAAGGGAATGCTGAACAGTTTAAAAGAGTGAGAGAAGCATATGAAGTTCTTAAAAATGTTGAAAAAAGAAAGTGGTATGACAACTTACTTTTTAATGAAGCACATTTCAAAACACTTAATCAAAAACAGGAATCCGCAGCTAAAACTAATCCTAGTATAAAAATCGTAAAGATAAAGAGTAAAACTCGAAAACAGTTTAGTTTATCATCTGTAACCTTAGATGCGTCTCTTATTTTAATTAGAGTTTTGAGAAATACTTATCTAAAAAAGAGAAAGTAA
- a CDS encoding FGGY family carbohydrate kinase, producing MMSHIIGIDIGTSGIKVGSMNKEGVMAYLEYQPYSLLYPQKGWVEIDLEDIWCKTKSLLLKVWHQVEMEGTIDAVSLSTFCNSSVFLNEKGEPLSHGIMYLDQRSKAEADWIKDVVGEDLLYEVTRNRLEPGMYTVTTHLWFKKHHPDLYEQTHKWGNISTFILHKLTGCFVMDWTQSSFTGMYDVENYQWSSKIYEKVGIDGEKLPKVVDPHSIIGDLILPEVSSKGTVPVVAGAADTSCSAVALGVGINEMFESVGTSNVLTVCTDQPDCLDSRFLNRCHVIKDRWLSHGAMSFPGVSIQWFYEQWLKPEGHTKAIFEDLCKQSPIGANGVFFLPYMQGERSPIWDANARGVFAGIHLNTSKADMFRAILEGCSFGLRQIYEIIETNYKIQVDHFSSIGGGAKNKDWAQIKANVLNKCIHIKSISETGVLGACLIGGTAIGYFSSLEEAVGKINNPTVCQIEPKQDQLQPYDRLYHVFLELYPSLKTFFAISAAQSLKGGE from the coding sequence ATGATGTCTCACATTATTGGAATTGACATTGGCACGAGTGGAATCAAAGTCGGATCAATGAATAAAGAAGGTGTAATGGCTTACCTAGAGTACCAGCCATACTCCCTTCTTTATCCCCAAAAGGGCTGGGTAGAAATTGACTTAGAGGATATTTGGTGTAAGACGAAATCGTTGCTTTTGAAAGTGTGGCATCAAGTAGAAATGGAGGGTACGATTGATGCCGTTTCCCTTTCTACTTTTTGCAATTCCTCTGTCTTTTTAAATGAAAAGGGAGAGCCTTTATCTCACGGAATTATGTATTTAGATCAACGAAGTAAAGCCGAAGCAGACTGGATCAAGGATGTAGTGGGTGAAGACTTGCTATACGAGGTAACGAGGAACCGGTTAGAGCCAGGAATGTATACGGTTACAACCCATTTGTGGTTCAAAAAACATCATCCAGACCTATATGAACAGACGCATAAATGGGGAAATATTTCTACGTTTATTCTACACAAGCTCACTGGTTGTTTTGTCATGGACTGGACTCAGAGCTCTTTCACAGGAATGTATGATGTTGAAAATTATCAATGGTCGTCAAAAATTTATGAAAAGGTCGGGATTGATGGAGAGAAGCTGCCAAAGGTCGTCGACCCTCATTCGATTATAGGAGATTTGATCCTCCCGGAAGTTTCCTCCAAGGGCACCGTTCCGGTTGTTGCGGGGGCTGCGGACACCTCATGCTCTGCCGTGGCATTAGGGGTTGGAATCAATGAAATGTTTGAGTCTGTTGGGACATCCAATGTGTTAACGGTTTGTACAGATCAGCCCGATTGTTTAGATAGTCGCTTTTTGAATAGATGTCACGTGATCAAAGATCGTTGGCTATCACATGGAGCGATGTCGTTTCCAGGTGTATCAATCCAATGGTTTTATGAGCAATGGTTAAAACCAGAGGGACACACGAAAGCTATTTTTGAAGATTTATGTAAACAATCTCCTATAGGAGCGAATGGTGTTTTTTTCCTTCCTTATATGCAAGGGGAACGGTCCCCAATTTGGGACGCCAATGCAAGAGGGGTTTTTGCTGGGATTCATTTGAACACATCGAAGGCGGACATGTTTCGCGCCATTTTAGAAGGGTGTTCCTTTGGACTGAGACAAATCTATGAAATTATTGAAACCAACTACAAGATTCAGGTAGATCACTTTTCTTCCATTGGCGGTGGTGCAAAGAATAAGGACTGGGCTCAAATCAAAGCCAATGTTTTAAACAAGTGTATTCATATTAAGAGCATTTCTGAAACAGGCGTATTAGGTGCCTGTTTAATAGGTGGAACAGCAATTGGCTACTTTTCTTCATTAGAAGAAGCGGTGGGAAAAATTAATAATCCAACGGTTTGTCAAATAGAACCGAAGCAAGACCAGTTACAACCCTATGATCGTTTGTATCATGTCTTTTTGGAATTATATCCGTCATTAAAGACATTTTTTGCGATAAGTGCTGCCCAAAGCTTGAAAGGGGGGGAATGA
- a CDS encoding TRAP transporter large permease yields MSIFLLILFFILMFIGIPIAASLGISVVATILLYTDVPISIVTQSMYSSMNSFIMVAVPLFILAGIIMDEGGVAEKIFDFAKSAVGWMTGGLGHVNILAGLIFAGMAGSSVADIASIGRITISAMTKNKYPLEYASALTLITSMLATIIPPSILMVVAASTAGVSIGSALVGGLVPGVLIAIIFMCYNYYYSKKHGYGVRQKFEWSVFRKEFVHAIPALLAPVILLAGILSGVFTPTEAAAIAVLYTLVVALFVYKGLTFRKLPNIFFRTANLTGTILFIAVTAKAASWVFEYDGLPSKIATFIGGISDSPLIIMLLLFVFFIIVGMFMDATAAIFILVPILMPTVLAVGIDPVFFVVFLVVLLSVGLVTPPVGVCLYATCNITGLKIEKLSKASLPWILGTFAVLLVFIFVPQIITAPISWFNL; encoded by the coding sequence ATGTCGATTTTTCTATTAATCTTATTCTTTATCTTAATGTTCATTGGTATTCCTATTGCTGCCTCTCTTGGTATTTCAGTAGTCGCCACCATTCTTCTTTATACAGATGTACCGATCAGTATTGTCACCCAATCGATGTACAGCTCCATGAATAGCTTTATTATGGTAGCTGTTCCATTATTTATCTTAGCCGGAATCATTATGGACGAAGGGGGAGTAGCGGAGAAGATCTTTGATTTTGCAAAAAGTGCAGTGGGTTGGATGACCGGTGGTTTAGGCCACGTCAATATTCTAGCAGGTCTTATCTTTGCTGGTATGGCAGGCTCTTCCGTTGCAGATATCGCCAGCATTGGCCGTATTACCATATCTGCTATGACAAAAAACAAATATCCATTGGAATATGCTTCGGCACTAACCCTTATCACCTCTATGCTAGCGACCATTATTCCACCTAGTATTTTGATGGTAGTTGCTGCTTCAACAGCTGGTGTTTCGATTGGTTCTGCCTTAGTCGGCGGTCTTGTTCCAGGAGTACTCATTGCGATTATCTTTATGTGCTACAACTACTATTACAGTAAGAAGCATGGCTATGGAGTCCGGCAAAAGTTTGAATGGAGTGTGTTTAGGAAAGAATTTGTTCACGCCATCCCAGCCTTGCTTGCACCCGTTATTTTACTGGCAGGTATTTTGAGTGGGGTATTTACACCAACAGAGGCAGCCGCTATCGCTGTGCTATATACCTTAGTTGTGGCGCTGTTTGTTTACAAGGGTTTAACTTTCAGGAAACTACCGAATATCTTTTTTAGAACAGCTAACCTAACAGGAACGATTCTTTTTATCGCCGTCACTGCCAAGGCAGCTAGCTGGGTGTTCGAGTATGATGGTCTCCCGTCAAAGATTGCTACATTTATCGGAGGAATAAGTGATAGTCCATTGATCATCATGTTGTTGTTGTTTGTTTTCTTTATCATTGTGGGGATGTTTATGGATGCGACAGCCGCCATTTTTATCCTAGTACCAATTTTAATGCCGACGGTGTTAGCGGTTGGAATTGACCCTGTGTTCTTTGTTGTATTCTTAGTAGTCCTTCTTTCAGTAGGATTGGTGACACCACCAGTTGGTGTCTGTTTATACGCGACTTGTAATATAACGGGATTAAAAATTGAGAAGTTAAGTAAAGCATCATTACCATGGATACTCGGGACCTTTGCGGTCTTACTTGTCTTTATTTTCGTTCCACAGATTATTACGGCTCCAATCAGTTGGTTTAATTTGTAA
- a CDS encoding ribonuclease E inhibitor RraB translates to MVLNYNQIVKIQKELDNLCKPYGGYSDGWGVFVD, encoded by the coding sequence ATGGTATTAAATTATAATCAAATAGTTAAGATTCAAAAGGAATTGGATAATTTATGTAAACCATATGGTGGTTATTCTGATGGTTGGGGCGTTTTTGTAGATTAG
- a CDS encoding zinc-dependent dehydrogenase → MKAAVFHGPNQLKLEEVEKPEINDFEVLVKVNASAVCGTDVRIFEGKKTKGVRTPSIIGHELVGTIEEVGAQVKDFFVGDRVGVMPVIPCRKCYYCLNGRENVCANRTAIGYEFDGGFAEYVKIPSTALEAGNLVSIPDHISFEEAVVAEPLACCINGQRKANVKMGDVVVVVGGGPIGLMHVQLAKIAGAKSVILSEPIAHRREKALLAGANLAVDPQNESLQDLVLSETDGLGADVVIMAIGVPFIVNSSANLLKKGGTLNLFAGFTKGVMSEIDPNVIHYNEINVNGTSALTRADYYKSLSLIAAGQINTEVLTTKGYTLDDIEQAIVDVRNGNGMKSVITQ, encoded by the coding sequence ATGAAGGCAGCGGTATTTCATGGACCTAATCAATTAAAACTTGAAGAAGTGGAAAAACCAGAAATAAATGATTTTGAGGTACTTGTAAAGGTGAATGCAAGTGCAGTATGCGGTACCGATGTACGGATTTTTGAAGGAAAAAAGACAAAAGGTGTCAGAACCCCTTCTATTATTGGTCATGAGCTAGTCGGAACGATTGAAGAAGTGGGCGCTCAGGTGAAAGACTTCTTTGTCGGAGATCGAGTGGGCGTGATGCCGGTTATTCCATGTCGGAAATGCTATTACTGCTTAAACGGGCGAGAAAATGTTTGCGCCAACCGAACAGCTATTGGCTATGAGTTCGATGGTGGATTTGCGGAGTATGTAAAGATCCCAAGCACGGCATTAGAAGCTGGAAATCTAGTGAGCATTCCTGATCATATTTCCTTTGAAGAGGCAGTTGTAGCAGAGCCGCTTGCTTGCTGTATCAACGGTCAGAGAAAAGCGAATGTCAAAATGGGTGATGTCGTTGTCGTGGTTGGGGGAGGGCCAATTGGACTCATGCATGTCCAATTAGCTAAAATTGCCGGAGCGAAGTCGGTCATCTTGAGCGAGCCGATCGCCCATCGTCGTGAAAAAGCGTTACTGGCAGGTGCCAACCTTGCTGTGGACCCTCAGAACGAATCCTTACAGGATCTTGTCCTAAGTGAAACAGATGGGCTTGGAGCAGATGTTGTAATCATGGCCATTGGCGTTCCGTTCATCGTCAATTCGAGTGCGAATCTATTGAAAAAGGGAGGCACCTTAAACTTATTTGCTGGGTTCACTAAAGGTGTCATGTCTGAAATTGATCCAAACGTCATTCATTACAATGAAATTAATGTGAATGGTACATCTGCTTTAACGCGAGCGGATTATTATAAATCGTTGTCACTTATAGCTGCTGGTCAAATTAATACAGAAGTATTAACGACAAAAGGATACACCTTAGATGATATTGAGCAAGCGATCGTAGATGTACGAAACGGTAATGGAATGAAATCAGTTATTACTCAATAA
- a CDS encoding DctP family TRAP transporter solute-binding subunit — protein sequence MKKLLSVVLMVVLMLSVAACSSSTSGDGKSEAGKSGESGKTGKTVTFNLSTPDPDTASVSVAAKEFAKVVEEKSNGSIKIEVHPNGTLYGGDPAAAVKQLGAGSLDMLVLSTSLYANFEPKFSAISIPYLFDDKSQFVSFLNSDLGADLLSSVSKLDIHGLGYWTRDFRQITNSKNPITKPEDLKGIKLRVPNNPLWVEFFKGTGAVTTPMDFGEVYNALQLKTIDGQENPIGVVTAAKLYEVQKYVTISNHMADGWVVGINQKKFDALTDEQQQILTDASKEIQKWALDYDTKEADSAIKLLKDKGVKVNELKKDQQQLFVEVSKKAYPTFKGLVKDDEFFGKILEFVGKSE from the coding sequence ATGAAGAAGCTTTTATCTGTAGTATTGATGGTTGTTCTAATGTTATCTGTAGCAGCATGTAGCAGTTCAACAAGTGGGGATGGGAAATCTGAAGCGGGAAAATCAGGTGAATCAGGAAAAACAGGTAAGACGGTAACGTTTAATCTTTCAACTCCTGATCCCGACACAGCATCTGTATCAGTTGCTGCAAAAGAGTTTGCTAAGGTAGTAGAGGAAAAAAGTAATGGATCCATTAAGATTGAGGTTCATCCAAACGGAACGCTGTATGGCGGAGACCCAGCGGCAGCCGTCAAACAACTTGGAGCGGGAAGCCTTGATATGCTGGTTCTTTCCACATCACTTTACGCCAACTTTGAACCAAAATTTAGTGCGATTAGTATCCCATATCTATTCGATGATAAAAGTCAATTTGTCTCCTTTTTAAATAGTGACCTAGGGGCAGACCTATTAAGTTCCGTTTCGAAATTAGATATTCATGGATTAGGATATTGGACGCGTGATTTTAGACAAATTACGAACTCAAAGAATCCTATTACCAAACCTGAAGATTTAAAGGGAATTAAATTACGCGTTCCAAACAACCCATTATGGGTAGAATTCTTCAAGGGTACTGGTGCTGTTACCACTCCAATGGACTTCGGTGAAGTTTATAACGCATTGCAGTTAAAAACAATTGATGGTCAAGAAAATCCTATCGGTGTAGTAACGGCGGCAAAATTATATGAGGTTCAAAAATACGTAACCATTTCAAACCATATGGCAGATGGTTGGGTTGTAGGAATTAATCAGAAGAAATTCGATGCCTTAACTGACGAGCAACAACAAATCTTAACAGATGCTTCAAAGGAAATTCAAAAGTGGGCATTGGATTACGATACAAAAGAAGCCGATTCGGCGATTAAACTTCTTAAGGACAAAGGAGTGAAAGTCAACGAGTTAAAGAAGGATCAGCAGCAGCTCTTTGTGGAAGTTTCAAAGAAAGCGTATCCAACCTTCAAGGGCTTAGTGAAAGATGATGAGTTCTTCGGGAAAATACTAGAATTTGTTGGTAAGAGTGAGTAA
- a CDS encoding dipeptidase — translation MNQLSELVSKEHTQNVEELKDLLRIPSISSLSEHKEDIQKAASWIAKKLESIGMEHVEIIQTKGHPIVYADWLHQENAPTVLVYGHYDVQPVDPVHLWETPPFEPTIRDQKIYARGATDDKGQTFLHIKAVETLLKSEGKLPVNVKFCIEGEEEIGSPHLPPFLAENKEKLACDVVVISDSDMWDRGVPAITYSLRGLCALELSLKTANSDLHSGMYGGGVQNANHLLVKLLSTLHDENGKVKVEHFYDDVVELTEFEKEQIKALDFNEEKLKQTLGLSELTGGENNDFPYSERINSRPTLEINGLWGGFQGEGTKTVIPNEAHAKITCRLVHNQNPVKIQGLIKKHLEEHAPKGCTVNVTLQDTGNPFLTPIDSPMIQKAAEAYETVYGKAPVYKREGGSIPIVSDFSHSLHAPVVLMGFGLPDENLHAPNEHFNLENFDKGILTICSFLGLLNK, via the coding sequence ATGAATCAATTATCAGAATTAGTATCCAAGGAACATACTCAAAATGTCGAGGAATTAAAAGATCTACTAAGAATTCCAAGCATTAGCTCTTTATCCGAGCATAAAGAGGATATTCAAAAAGCAGCGTCTTGGATTGCCAAAAAGCTAGAATCGATTGGAATGGAACACGTTGAAATCATCCAGACAAAAGGTCATCCAATTGTGTATGCTGACTGGCTTCATCAAGAAAATGCACCAACCGTCTTAGTATACGGGCATTATGACGTACAGCCCGTTGATCCTGTTCATCTATGGGAAACGCCTCCATTTGAACCGACGATTCGTGATCAAAAGATTTATGCAAGAGGGGCAACTGACGACAAGGGGCAAACATTCTTACATATAAAAGCAGTGGAGACACTATTAAAATCAGAAGGTAAATTACCAGTAAACGTGAAATTTTGTATAGAAGGGGAAGAAGAAATCGGAAGTCCTCATCTTCCGCCATTTTTAGCCGAAAACAAAGAGAAATTAGCCTGTGATGTAGTTGTCATTTCTGATTCAGATATGTGGGACAGGGGAGTACCTGCAATTACCTATTCTTTAAGAGGTCTTTGTGCATTAGAATTATCACTAAAAACCGCTAACTCTGATTTGCATTCCGGCATGTATGGCGGTGGAGTTCAAAATGCCAACCATCTATTGGTAAAGCTTCTTTCCACACTTCATGACGAAAACGGAAAAGTAAAGGTTGAACATTTCTATGATGATGTAGTGGAACTCACCGAATTTGAAAAGGAACAAATTAAAGCTTTAGATTTCAATGAAGAGAAGCTAAAACAAACATTAGGGTTATCGGAATTAACGGGAGGTGAAAATAACGATTTTCCTTATTCTGAAAGAATCAATTCACGTCCAACATTAGAAATAAATGGGTTATGGGGAGGATTTCAGGGAGAAGGGACAAAAACAGTAATCCCGAACGAGGCTCATGCGAAAATTACTTGCCGTCTCGTCCATAATCAAAACCCGGTAAAAATTCAAGGATTAATTAAAAAGCACTTGGAAGAACATGCTCCAAAAGGATGCACGGTGAATGTGACTTTGCAAGATACGGGTAATCCATTTTTAACACCGATCGATAGTCCGATGATTCAAAAAGCGGCAGAAGCATATGAAACCGTATATGGGAAAGCGCCTGTTTACAAAAGAGAAGGTGGTTCAATTCCAATTGTATCGGATTTCAGCCATTCACTACATGCGCCTGTTGTCTTAATGGGATTCGGTTTACCAGACGAAAATCTTCATGCTCCAAACGAACACTTTAACCTAGAAAACTTTGATAAAGGAATCTTAACTATTTGTTCCTTTTTAGGTCTTCTTAATAAGTAG